The Synechococcus sp. MU1643 genome contains a region encoding:
- a CDS encoding DUF1499 domain-containing protein, which produces MLLHLVGPVPADLGLSNGALRNCPTTAHCASQTWESNNPMAELSRLSELVRESPRTVVVDQTETYLHAEASSAFFGFVDDLELFADRNNSQIQARSESRLGDSDLGVNAARLATLRSGLES; this is translated from the coding sequence ATGCTGCTTCATCTTGTTGGGCCCGTGCCTGCTGATCTTGGCTTGAGCAACGGGGCATTACGCAACTGCCCGACCACGGCTCACTGCGCCAGCCAAACCTGGGAAAGCAACAACCCGATGGCTGAGCTCAGCAGGCTGAGTGAACTTGTGCGGGAATCGCCGCGGACGGTTGTCGTGGATCAAACCGAGACCTACCTCCATGCCGAAGCCAGCAGCGCTTTTTTTGGCTTTGTGGATGACCTCGAGCTGTTCGCTGATCGCAACAACAGCCAGATCCAGGCACGGTCCGAGTCGCGCCTCGGCGACTCGGATCTTGGTGTGAACGCCGCAAGATTGGCGACATTACGATCCGGGCTGGAAAGCTGA
- a CDS encoding phenylpyruvate tautomerase MIF-related protein has protein sequence MPLINVRTSLPALKDGSALLQELSSELANQTGKPEAYVMTLLETGLSMTFAGSHEPCAYVEVKSIGALRPPAMTAAFCELIQARTGIPSSRVYIGFEDVQASCWGWNGNTFG, from the coding sequence ATGCCTCTGATCAATGTGCGCACATCGCTGCCAGCCCTGAAGGATGGATCGGCCTTGCTGCAGGAGCTTTCGTCCGAGTTGGCCAACCAGACGGGCAAGCCGGAGGCCTACGTAATGACGCTTCTAGAGACGGGGCTGTCGATGACCTTCGCCGGCAGCCACGAGCCCTGTGCCTATGTGGAGGTGAAATCGATCGGTGCCCTGCGTCCACCTGCGATGACAGCTGCGTTCTGTGAGCTGATTCAGGCACGCACGGGAATCCCTTCTAGCCGGGTGTACATCGGTTTTGAAGATGTGCAGGCGAGCTGCTGGGGGTGGAACGGCAACACCTTTGGGTAA
- a CDS encoding DUF4278 domain-containing protein encodes MTLTYRGQKYNQNNAAASNAQRPALVYRGQKVAR; translated from the coding sequence ATGACCCTGACCTATCGCGGCCAGAAGTACAACCAGAACAACGCTGCTGCATCCAACGCCCAGCGCCCTGCTCTTGTTTATCGCGGTCAGAAAGTAGCCCGCTGA
- a CDS encoding DUF4336 domain-containing protein: MGSVVAGAGVNRADQRWGWWPLLPLYPYGRRRTLFSEVIPGQLWSLEQLQGVYYVAVPVRLTVAKVPGGLMLVNPLPPTGEVRQAIDELEQQHGPVRTIVLPTASGLEHKLPLGPLARAFTDADIWVCPGQWSFPVQLPLAWLGVPARRTKVLFDDGLPHGDVCEWFSLGPLDLGVGRFQEVSCFHRPSGALLVTDALVGISADPPALFDLDPTPLLFHARERGDEPLTDSAETRRRGWARLVLFASYLRPEPLEVPELPELLRDAFKPGLRSLKAHFGLYPFRWKAGWQAAADGLIGEEAPRLQVAPVLERLVLPRAQDALLSWLHALSGLAELRWLVPAHYSALVTFTPETVQQLLASLQQRDWAPSSENWEFLGSIDQRLLDLGVVPDQPVIKA, encoded by the coding sequence ATGGGGAGCGTGGTGGCTGGAGCGGGTGTGAATCGTGCTGATCAGCGCTGGGGTTGGTGGCCGCTGCTGCCGCTCTATCCCTACGGCCGTCGCCGCACGCTGTTCAGTGAGGTGATCCCCGGCCAGCTCTGGAGCCTTGAGCAGCTGCAGGGTGTTTATTACGTGGCCGTGCCGGTGCGACTCACCGTGGCCAAGGTGCCCGGTGGCTTGATGTTGGTGAACCCTCTGCCGCCCACCGGTGAGGTTCGCCAAGCCATTGACGAGTTGGAACAACAGCACGGTCCGGTGCGCACGATCGTTCTGCCCACCGCCTCTGGTTTGGAGCACAAGCTTCCCCTCGGTCCCCTAGCCCGCGCCTTCACGGATGCGGACATCTGGGTGTGTCCGGGGCAGTGGAGCTTCCCAGTGCAGTTGCCCCTGGCCTGGCTGGGTGTGCCGGCACGTCGCACCAAGGTGTTGTTCGACGATGGCCTTCCCCATGGCGATGTTTGTGAGTGGTTCTCCCTTGGACCGCTCGACCTTGGAGTCGGCCGTTTCCAGGAGGTCTCCTGTTTCCATCGCCCGTCAGGGGCTCTGTTGGTGACCGACGCCCTAGTGGGCATCAGTGCTGATCCGCCGGCCCTGTTCGATCTCGATCCAACGCCGTTGTTGTTCCATGCCCGCGAACGCGGAGACGAGCCCCTCACTGATTCAGCGGAAACCCGTCGCCGTGGCTGGGCCCGGCTGGTGCTGTTTGCCTCCTACCTGAGGCCGGAACCGCTGGAAGTTCCAGAGCTCCCTGAGTTGCTGCGGGATGCCTTCAAGCCCGGGCTCCGTTCCCTGAAGGCCCACTTTGGCCTCTACCCCTTCCGTTGGAAGGCCGGTTGGCAGGCGGCTGCTGATGGCTTGATCGGCGAAGAAGCGCCCAGGCTGCAGGTGGCACCGGTGCTCGAGCGGTTGGTGTTGCCCAGAGCCCAGGACGCCCTTTTGTCTTGGTTGCACGCGTTGAGCGGTCTGGCTGAGCTGCGCTGGCTGGTGCCGGCCCACTACAGCGCGCTAGTCACATTTACCCCCGAAACCGTGCAACAACTGCTCGCGTCGTTGCAACAGCGTGATTGGGCTCCCAGTTCAGAGAACTGGGAGTTTCTTGGATCCATTGATCAGCGTTTGCTGGATCTCGGTGTTGTTCCTGATCAGCCCGTGATCAAAGCTTGA
- a CDS encoding SDR family oxidoreductase translates to MATFLVTGANRGIGLEYCRQLKARGDDVVAVCRQVSDGLEGLGVRVEAGFELSDSQAIDDLVQRLDGAPLDGVILNAGILQSMGLMDLDPAGIRRQFEVNALAPLLLARALVDQMPSGAKLVLMTSRMGSIEDNSSGGSYGYRMSKVALNMAGKSLALDLESRGIAVAILHPGLVRTRMIGFNPSGIPPEQSVKGLLARIDGLTLATSGSFWHANGELLPW, encoded by the coding sequence ATGGCGACGTTTCTAGTTACCGGCGCAAACCGTGGGATCGGCTTGGAATACTGCCGCCAGCTCAAGGCCCGAGGCGATGACGTGGTGGCGGTTTGCCGTCAAGTCAGTGATGGACTGGAGGGCTTGGGGGTGCGGGTGGAAGCCGGCTTTGAGTTGAGCGATAGCCAAGCCATTGATGACCTAGTGCAGCGTCTGGATGGTGCGCCCCTCGATGGCGTCATCCTCAATGCCGGGATTTTGCAGTCGATGGGCCTGATGGATTTGGATCCCGCTGGAATTCGCCGACAGTTTGAGGTGAATGCCCTTGCTCCTTTGCTGCTGGCCAGGGCTTTGGTGGATCAGATGCCCAGCGGAGCCAAGTTGGTGCTGATGACGAGCCGCATGGGTTCTATCGAAGACAACAGCTCGGGAGGCTCCTATGGCTATCGGATGTCGAAGGTGGCCCTCAACATGGCTGGAAAATCACTAGCACTTGATCTGGAATCGCGGGGCATCGCTGTGGCGATTTTGCATCCCGGATTGGTGCGCACACGCATGATTGGCTTCAATCCAAGCGGGATTCCGCCCGAGCAGTCGGTGAAGGGGCTGCTGGCCAGGATTGATGGCTTGACGCTGGCCACCAGCGGCAGCTTCTGGCATGCCAATGGTGAGTTGTTGCCGTGGTGA
- a CDS encoding ParA family protein, which translates to MFLTVFGQKGGVAKTCTSIHLACVWAQQGFSVCVVDADRNRSATAYAARGMLPFEVVPVEAAAKATRHAQVIITDGQASSQEDELKNLSAGADLVLLPTTPQARSVELTVELSSILRQMGTMHAALLVKVDSRKQRLAQEARQILEGFDLDVMQAEIPLLAAFEKAEAEGVCVSDAVDDRGRADLRRMGGWAAYCQAAVQIRDRLSVATPDAISA; encoded by the coding sequence ATGTTTTTGACTGTCTTTGGCCAGAAGGGTGGTGTGGCAAAAACCTGCACCAGCATTCATTTGGCATGTGTTTGGGCCCAGCAGGGCTTCTCGGTGTGTGTTGTTGATGCGGATCGCAACCGTTCAGCAACCGCCTACGCAGCCCGAGGGATGCTTCCATTTGAGGTGGTGCCGGTGGAGGCGGCAGCGAAAGCCACCCGCCATGCCCAAGTGATCATCACCGACGGGCAAGCCAGCAGCCAAGAGGACGAACTTAAGAATCTTTCGGCAGGAGCAGACCTTGTTTTGCTGCCAACCACTCCGCAGGCGAGATCGGTAGAGCTCACCGTCGAACTCTCTTCAATCCTCAGGCAGATGGGCACCATGCATGCCGCGCTTTTGGTGAAAGTAGACAGCAGAAAACAACGGCTCGCCCAGGAAGCACGCCAAATTTTGGAGGGTTTTGATCTGGATGTGATGCAGGCGGAAATCCCCTTGTTGGCGGCGTTTGAAAAAGCAGAGGCGGAGGGTGTTTGCGTGTCGGATGCGGTGGATGATCGTGGTCGTGCCGATCTGCGGCGCATGGGGGGCTGGGCGGCCTATTGCCAGGCCGCTGTTCAGATTCGTGATCGCTTGTCGGTAGCAACGCCCGACGCCATCAGTGCTTGA
- a CDS encoding CP12 domain-containing protein, giving the protein MKTIDEHIQKDQEEFLKALSEHNDGKVRHLTEELQWLLDHKKQFPEDPHDPSPLELFCEQNPDEPECLVYDD; this is encoded by the coding sequence ATGAAAACGATTGACGAGCACATCCAGAAGGACCAGGAGGAGTTCCTCAAGGCCCTGTCTGAGCACAACGACGGCAAGGTGCGTCATCTCACAGAAGAGCTGCAGTGGCTGTTGGATCACAAGAAGCAATTTCCTGAAGATCCCCATGACCCTTCCCCACTTGAGCTGTTCTGCGAGCAGAACCCCGATGAGCCCGAGTGCCTGGTGTACGACGACTGA
- a CDS encoding J domain-containing protein encodes MGFDPRHWSGGRPEQRVTSNVEALLAENDALRRELSRLNRELERLQRQQRQRIPTEPRSHRPWNEPSAQAPPRISSQQVRVWGQALAHQPGWTALRQSRLEVLIDQLNRSSFPAHLTLEQRLDRLVFGLGTDLIAAVGAKPNKQTTAVLAAFALFGVRASEWLDEDPRRVVEQLRQRQERSGSRRQGRRTRTDQRHTDRQDDGDARDPRRAALRVLGLDANASLAEIKQAHRKLVKQHHPDLGGLAEAFRRVNEAYQSLVQ; translated from the coding sequence TTGGGATTTGATCCGCGTCATTGGTCAGGCGGGCGCCCTGAACAACGGGTCACCAGCAATGTTGAGGCGTTGTTGGCGGAGAACGACGCCCTACGCCGTGAGCTGTCGCGGCTCAACCGTGAGTTGGAGCGACTGCAACGTCAACAACGCCAACGCATTCCTACGGAACCCAGATCCCATCGCCCTTGGAACGAGCCATCGGCTCAAGCTCCACCGCGCATCAGCAGCCAACAGGTGCGGGTATGGGGGCAGGCCCTCGCCCACCAGCCGGGATGGACGGCACTGCGTCAGAGCAGGTTGGAGGTGTTGATTGATCAGCTCAACCGCAGCAGTTTCCCTGCCCACTTAACCCTTGAACAGCGACTGGATCGGCTGGTTTTTGGTCTGGGAACAGATCTCATTGCAGCTGTAGGAGCCAAGCCAAACAAGCAAACAACGGCAGTTTTGGCGGCGTTTGCGTTGTTTGGAGTTCGCGCCAGTGAATGGCTGGATGAGGATCCACGGCGGGTGGTGGAGCAGTTGCGTCAGCGCCAGGAACGATCAGGCTCCAGAAGGCAGGGTCGCCGCACCCGAACTGATCAACGTCATACGGATCGTCAGGACGATGGCGATGCCCGTGATCCACGCCGTGCCGCTTTAAGGGTGTTGGGCTTGGACGCCAACGCGTCTCTGGCGGAGATCAAGCAAGCGCACCGAAAATTGGTGAAGCAGCATCATCCGGATCTCGGTGGTTTGGCGGAAGCGTTTCGGCGCGTCAATGAGGCGTATCAGTCGTTGGTTCAATAA
- the rpsU gene encoding 30S ribosomal protein S21 codes for MSQVTVGENEGIESALRRFKRSVAKAGIFSDLRRIRHHETPVEKYKRKLKQRSRNRRR; via the coding sequence ATGAGTCAGGTCACAGTCGGCGAAAACGAAGGTATTGAATCCGCATTGCGGCGCTTCAAACGCTCCGTCGCAAAAGCCGGCATCTTTTCTGATCTGCGTCGGATCCGTCACCACGAGACTCCCGTTGAGAAATACAAGCGCAAGCTGAAGCAGCGTTCCCGCAACCGTCGTCGCTGA
- a CDS encoding early protein (E6): MPSSPRNRIGEVYGKLTVIRSSERRTKSGNAFWWCRCSCGAEREVPSDKLSLNTARRKATVHACETCARELQIEGVYRKNDREEKQRRQKALEARSQLQGQVPERWLSLPLTDAHARELGQKLFFRGTTCLRGHLAPYRINGGCLACSGQTPSAADSPPTKPIGS, translated from the coding sequence ATGCCCTCTAGTCCACGCAACCGAATCGGCGAGGTTTACGGCAAACTCACGGTTATTCGCTCATCCGAACGGCGAACCAAATCGGGAAACGCCTTTTGGTGGTGCCGCTGCAGCTGTGGGGCCGAGCGAGAAGTTCCCAGCGACAAGTTGTCGCTGAACACGGCCCGCCGTAAGGCCACAGTGCATGCCTGTGAAACCTGTGCTCGCGAACTCCAAATTGAAGGTGTGTATCGCAAAAACGATCGTGAGGAAAAACAACGGCGACAGAAGGCACTAGAAGCCAGGTCACAGCTGCAGGGGCAGGTGCCTGAACGCTGGCTTTCGTTACCACTTACCGATGCACATGCGAGAGAGCTAGGACAGAAACTCTTTTTTCGTGGCACAACTTGTCTACGCGGGCATCTGGCGCCTTACCGAATCAATGGCGGCTGTCTGGCTTGCTCCGGTCAGACTCCATCAGCGGCAGATTCGCCACCAACCAAGCCCATAGGGTCATAA
- a CDS encoding DUF2130 domain-containing protein: MHDIICPHCNTAFKVDEAGYADILKQVRDRDFEQQLNKRLALAQQDKRNAIELAIAKKDREMQMLEAQLKQSSMHQELAIKDAVYKAEKQRDRIATELQQMREQQATELRLAETKFAKEMQAVTLQKDNDVRDLQAQLQAGAMQRQLAVNEAVSSVEKQRDALQSGLKEAELKHQLESQSLKDRYEAQLSDRDQAIERLRDMKARLSTKMVGETLEQHCETEFNRIRAAAFPRAYFEKDNDARSGSKGDYIFRDQDDLNNEIISIMFEMKNEADTTTTKKKNEDFLKELNKDRNEKSCEYAVLVSLLEPENELYNSGIVDMSHRFPKTYIIRPQFFIPFITLLRNAALKSLEYKAELALVKAQNIDVTNFENDLETFKTSFSRNYDLASRRFQTAIDEIDKSIDHLQKTKDALLGADRNLRLANDKAQDVTVKKLTRRNPTMAAKFADVDNAADQKSA, translated from the coding sequence ATGCACGACATCATCTGCCCTCACTGCAACACAGCCTTCAAGGTGGATGAAGCCGGCTATGCCGACATCCTCAAACAGGTGAGAGATCGAGATTTTGAGCAACAACTGAACAAGCGACTTGCCCTGGCGCAACAGGACAAACGCAATGCCATCGAGTTGGCCATCGCCAAAAAAGACAGAGAGATGCAAATGCTTGAGGCACAACTCAAGCAAAGTTCAATGCATCAAGAACTGGCGATTAAAGATGCCGTTTACAAAGCGGAGAAGCAGCGGGATCGTATTGCCACTGAACTCCAACAAATGCGTGAGCAGCAGGCAACAGAGCTACGCCTAGCAGAGACCAAATTCGCAAAAGAAATGCAGGCGGTGACGCTGCAAAAAGACAATGACGTGAGAGATTTGCAAGCGCAGCTCCAGGCTGGGGCCATGCAGCGCCAGCTGGCCGTGAATGAAGCGGTGAGCTCAGTAGAGAAACAACGGGATGCACTACAGAGCGGCTTAAAGGAAGCGGAACTAAAGCATCAACTGGAATCACAATCACTGAAAGACCGCTACGAAGCACAGCTCAGTGACCGGGACCAGGCCATTGAACGCTTGCGCGACATGAAAGCGCGGCTCTCCACCAAAATGGTGGGAGAAACCCTTGAACAACACTGCGAAACCGAATTCAACAGAATTCGTGCAGCTGCTTTTCCGAGAGCGTATTTCGAAAAAGACAACGACGCGCGCAGTGGAAGCAAGGGTGATTACATCTTCCGCGACCAAGACGACCTCAACAACGAAATCATCTCAATCATGTTTGAGATGAAAAATGAGGCCGACACAACGACCACTAAGAAGAAGAATGAAGATTTTCTCAAAGAACTGAACAAAGACAGAAACGAGAAAAGTTGCGAGTACGCGGTGCTCGTCTCACTACTGGAGCCCGAAAACGAGCTTTACAACTCAGGTATTGTCGACATGTCTCATCGCTTCCCTAAGACCTACATCATTCGCCCACAATTCTTTATTCCATTCATCACATTGCTCCGCAATGCTGCGTTGAAATCCTTGGAATACAAAGCGGAGCTCGCTCTGGTGAAAGCCCAGAACATCGATGTAACCAACTTCGAGAATGATCTCGAAACCTTTAAAACATCCTTCTCACGCAACTACGACCTCGCCTCAAGACGCTTTCAAACGGCAATTGATGAAATCGATAAGTCGATTGATCACCTCCAAAAAACCAAGGATGCCCTGTTGGGTGCTGATCGAAACCTGCGGCTCGCCAATGACAAGGCACAGGATGTGACCGTTAAAAAGTTGACCAGACGCAATCCAACGATGGCTGCCAAGTTCGCCGATGTGGACAACGCAGCTGATCAGAAATCTGCCTGA
- a CDS encoding glycosyl hydrolase family 57, which produces MTGCPPISGREADVTAVMLKQRQVWTNSAIELEQVRSGFACALHMHQPTVPAGANNSLISHLQYMLNHPNEGDNHNAEPFAHCYRRLAELLPELINEDCSPRIMLDYSGNLLWGIEQMGRHDIGDALHYLACDPLMQGHVEWLGTFWSHAVAPSTPIPDLKLQISAWQHQFVACFGNAALERVKGFSPPEMALPNHPDTLFEFVKALKETGYQWLLVQEHSVECMNGSPLRRSQCFVPNRLLARNSQGEEISITALIKTQGSDTKLVGQMQPYYEALGCERQCLGDVEVPSLVSQIADGENGGVMMNEFPEAFRQANFHIRDNPNGTVAINGSEYIEALERIGVNADQFPTIQAVQQHCLWNQIGLNTSAEGVEEAISRLSADDSSFSMEGASWTNNLSWVEGYANVLGPMNQLSAQFHALFDPSVAADPRTTSTKAYQDSLLHVLLLETSCFRYWGQGAWTDYAKEIHRRGKELLSQTNFTTPSS; this is translated from the coding sequence ATGACAGGCTGTCCACCGATTAGCGGACGAGAAGCGGACGTCACCGCTGTGATGCTCAAACAACGCCAGGTCTGGACGAACAGCGCGATCGAGCTTGAACAAGTGCGTTCCGGCTTTGCCTGTGCTCTCCATATGCACCAACCGACGGTGCCGGCGGGAGCAAATAACAGCTTGATCTCCCATCTTCAATACATGCTGAATCACCCCAACGAGGGTGATAACCACAACGCCGAACCATTCGCCCACTGCTACCGGCGTCTTGCCGAACTGCTACCTGAACTGATCAACGAGGACTGCAGCCCAAGAATCATGCTCGACTACTCGGGCAATCTGCTCTGGGGAATCGAGCAGATGGGGCGTCACGACATTGGCGATGCACTCCACTATCTCGCCTGTGATCCGTTGATGCAGGGGCACGTGGAGTGGCTTGGAACTTTCTGGAGCCATGCCGTAGCTCCATCCACACCCATCCCAGACCTGAAACTGCAAATCAGCGCCTGGCAACATCAGTTCGTGGCCTGTTTTGGCAACGCTGCACTGGAACGGGTCAAGGGTTTCTCTCCACCGGAGATGGCGCTACCCAACCATCCCGACACCCTGTTCGAATTCGTCAAAGCCCTCAAGGAAACTGGGTATCAGTGGCTCCTGGTTCAAGAGCACAGCGTTGAGTGCATGAACGGCAGTCCACTGCGGCGCAGCCAATGCTTTGTGCCGAATCGGCTTCTCGCCAGGAACAGCCAAGGCGAGGAGATCAGCATCACTGCACTGATCAAAACCCAGGGATCAGACACCAAACTTGTAGGCCAGATGCAGCCTTATTACGAGGCATTGGGTTGCGAACGGCAATGCCTTGGTGACGTCGAGGTTCCATCACTGGTGAGCCAGATTGCCGATGGGGAAAACGGTGGGGTGATGATGAATGAATTCCCTGAAGCCTTCCGGCAGGCCAACTTCCACATCCGAGACAACCCCAACGGCACCGTGGCCATCAACGGCAGTGAATACATCGAAGCCCTAGAGCGCATCGGAGTGAATGCAGATCAGTTCCCCACCATCCAGGCGGTGCAGCAACATTGCCTTTGGAATCAAATTGGCCTCAACACCTCTGCAGAAGGCGTTGAGGAGGCCATCAGCAGACTGAGTGCTGACGATTCCAGCTTCAGCATGGAGGGTGCGTCCTGGACCAACAACCTGAGCTGGGTCGAGGGCTACGCCAATGTGCTGGGCCCGATGAATCAGCTCAGTGCTCAGTTCCATGCGCTGTTTGATCCATCGGTCGCCGCAGACCCCAGAACAACCAGCACCAAGGCCTATCAGGATTCTTTGCTACATGTGCTGCTGCTGGAAACCAGTTGTTTTCGGTACTGGGGGCAAGGTGCCTGGACCGACTACGCCAAGGAAATCCACCGTCGCGGCAAGGAGCTGCTGAGTCAGACGAACTTCACGACTCCCTCCAGCTAG
- a CDS encoding FAD-dependent oxidoreductase, with the protein MPEQPNSMNADASHVVVVGAGWAGWGAAKALCEAGVRVTLIDGMSDPTGRTPMRTATGKPFEAGTRGFWRDYPNINALTNELGLSDVFTDFTTSAFWSPAGLEATAPVFGYGLRLPSPLGQVMATIKNFKRLPVFDRLSIAGLLVAMLDLNRNEETFRRYDAIDALTLFRQLGISERMIDEFLRPILLVGLFKPPEELSAAVTMELLYYYALAHQDSFDVRWIRSASIAEQLIAPLAERLLDSGLLNVLAGTLATRLNLDHSSEAIQSVEVRSQATGRFSVVDDVDAVVLAVGAKGMNALMAQSPRCRDVLPELVAAGSLGAIDVVSVRLWLDRYVAVADPANVFSRFGALQGAGATFFMLDQLQNADQDALWFGGEPQGSVVASDFYNATAIAALSDQEIVETLLDELLPQAVPSFRLAQVLEFEVRRYPGSVSLFSPGSFNQRPPLKTALPSVVCAGDWVRMGEREHGAKGLCQERAYVCGLEAANSLLRSGVARGANASSCHEHPVHPIRPEEPQVLLGRALNKLVMDPLEALGLRWPWLA; encoded by the coding sequence ATGCCTGAGCAACCCAACTCCATGAACGCTGATGCCTCCCATGTGGTGGTGGTCGGTGCTGGCTGGGCCGGCTGGGGTGCAGCCAAAGCTCTCTGTGAAGCAGGTGTTCGCGTCACTCTGATCGATGGGATGTCGGATCCCACGGGGAGGACGCCGATGCGCACCGCTACTGGCAAACCCTTTGAAGCCGGCACCAGGGGCTTTTGGAGGGATTACCCCAACATCAATGCGCTGACGAATGAGCTTGGACTCAGCGATGTGTTTACTGATTTCACCACCAGCGCCTTCTGGTCCCCCGCCGGTCTGGAGGCCACTGCGCCGGTGTTCGGTTATGGGCTGCGGCTCCCCAGCCCCCTGGGGCAGGTCATGGCGACGATCAAGAACTTCAAGCGCCTGCCTGTTTTCGATCGCTTAAGTATTGCCGGCCTGTTGGTGGCGATGCTTGATCTGAATCGAAACGAGGAGACATTCCGGCGTTACGACGCCATCGATGCGTTGACCCTGTTCCGCCAACTGGGAATCAGTGAGCGGATGATCGACGAGTTTTTGCGTCCGATTCTTCTGGTGGGGCTGTTCAAGCCACCGGAGGAATTATCGGCAGCCGTCACCATGGAGCTTCTCTACTACTACGCCCTGGCACATCAAGACTCCTTTGATGTGCGGTGGATTCGTTCCGCCAGTATCGCTGAGCAGTTGATCGCTCCCTTGGCTGAACGCTTGCTGGACTCTGGCCTCCTCAATGTCTTGGCAGGAACGTTGGCCACGCGCCTCAATCTTGATCACTCCAGTGAAGCGATCCAGTCGGTGGAGGTTCGTTCCCAAGCGACAGGACGCTTCAGCGTTGTTGATGACGTTGATGCGGTTGTGCTGGCGGTAGGTGCCAAGGGCATGAATGCCCTGATGGCGCAGTCGCCGCGCTGCAGGGATGTGCTGCCGGAGCTGGTGGCAGCTGGCAGCTTGGGCGCGATCGATGTGGTGTCGGTACGGTTGTGGCTGGATCGCTATGTAGCGGTCGCCGACCCCGCCAATGTCTTTTCGCGCTTTGGCGCATTGCAGGGTGCTGGCGCCACTTTTTTCATGCTCGACCAGCTGCAGAACGCGGATCAAGATGCCCTCTGGTTTGGTGGCGAGCCCCAGGGCTCTGTGGTGGCCAGCGACTTTTACAACGCCACGGCGATCGCAGCGCTGAGTGATCAAGAGATCGTTGAAACACTGCTGGATGAGCTGTTGCCCCAGGCGGTGCCGAGCTTTCGGCTCGCTCAGGTGCTGGAGTTTGAGGTGAGGCGATACCCGGGCTCTGTGTCGTTGTTCTCCCCCGGCAGTTTCAACCAACGGCCGCCGCTGAAAACAGCACTTCCGTCTGTGGTTTGCGCTGGCGATTGGGTGCGGATGGGCGAACGCGAGCATGGTGCCAAGGGGCTGTGCCAGGAACGGGCCTACGTCTGTGGTCTTGAGGCGGCCAATTCCCTGCTGCGCAGTGGGGTGGCAAGGGGGGCGAATGCATCGTCTTGTCATGAGCATCCGGTGCATCCGATCCGTCCCGAAGAGCCCCAAGTGCTTTTGGGTCGGGCCCTCAACAAGCTCGTGATGGATCCCTTGGAGGCTTTGGGACTCCGTTGGCCTTGGTTAGCCTGA
- a CDS encoding DoxX family protein, producing MIRAILSRPIAGDLGLLVLRVFTGALLIHHGYEKLANIENFADAFVRPLHLPFPILLSYVAAFSEVIGSWLLITGLLTRMGALAVAGTISVAIYHAIVTAGFNIYLLELLGLYFAAAVAVLACGPGVFSIDELIARRLEPDMQFSAAEDTDFANGKAVVLEEAVASR from the coding sequence GTGATCCGCGCCATCCTCTCCCGTCCCATCGCCGGCGACCTCGGTCTCCTTGTGCTTCGGGTCTTCACCGGCGCTCTGCTCATTCACCACGGTTACGAGAAGCTCGCCAATATCGAGAATTTTGCTGATGCATTTGTTCGACCCTTGCATCTCCCCTTCCCGATCCTTCTCTCTTACGTCGCGGCGTTCTCTGAGGTGATTGGCAGCTGGTTGTTGATCACTGGATTGCTGACTCGGATGGGAGCGTTGGCAGTAGCCGGGACGATCTCCGTTGCCATCTACCACGCCATAGTCACCGCCGGCTTCAACATCTACCTTCTTGAGCTGCTTGGGCTTTATTTCGCGGCTGCTGTGGCCGTTCTGGCCTGTGGTCCTGGCGTCTTTTCTATTGATGAGCTGATTGCCCGACGACTCGAGCCCGACATGCAGTTCTCCGCAGCGGAAGACACGGATTTTGCTAACGGCAAGGCTGTTGTTCTCGAAGAAGCTGTTGCCAGCCGTTGA